A single window of Nicotiana tomentosiformis chromosome 1, ASM39032v3, whole genome shotgun sequence DNA harbors:
- the LOC104099794 gene encoding probable methyltransferase At1g29790: MGSADDDHLPKKQTHKSINDQTKYKLKLLVLIILTNLLTIYIFTSPSLNLHPISKYTTNSLFPAFDSTSLLQELNATKKELETSRSQIIVLHQQLKSTNQLVTELLAQLNLLNQSINRTTDSSLLNFNDLLDDLSNEAKLGLGPHKLPLGLSPRSGTDEVYPSVGGGCLMYKEDLAQYMTYNVGNECPVDDVFAQRLMLKGCEPLPIRRCHPKAPCGYVEPTPLPKSLWSTPPDTSIIWDPYTCKNYSCLIDRRKFPGFYDCKDCFDLQFREKTRWQFDNGGLDFGMDQVLSTRRQGTIRIGLDIGGGVGTFAARMKERNVTIVTTSMNLDGPFNNFIASRGLISMHVGVSQRLPFFQNTLDIVHSMHILSNWIPDTMLELIMYDIYRVLRPGGLFWLDHFFCLGTQLNATYVPMLERVGFKKLRWNAGMKLDRGIDKNEWYFSALLEKPMS, encoded by the coding sequence ATGGGAAGTGCAGATGATGACCATTTGCCTAAAAAGCAAACACATAAGAGTATCAATGATCAAACCAAGTACAAGCTCAAATTACTAGTCCTCATTATCCTAACCAATCTTCTTACTATTTACATCTTCACTAGCCCTTCTCTCAACTTGCATCCCATTTCCAAGTACACAACTAATTCTCTTTTCCCTGCATTTGATTCTACTTCCCTCTTGCAAGAGCTCAATGCCACTAAGAAAGAACTCGAAACGAGTCGATCCCAAATCATAGTTTTGCATCAGCAGCTCAAGTCTACTAACCAACTTGTCACTGAACTTCTAGCTCAACTTAACCTCCTTAACCAGTCCATAAACAGGACCACGGATTCCAGCTTGCTAAACTTCAATGATCTTCTTGATGATTTGTCAAATGAAGCTAAGCTTGGTTTAGGCCCTCACAAGCTTCCACTCGGGCTCTCGCCAAGATCAGGGACAGATGAGGTTTATCCCTCTGTTGGAGGAGGTTGTCTGATGTATAAAGAAGATTTAGCACAGTACATGACATATAATGTTGGAAACGAGTGTCCTGTTGATGATGTTTTCGCGCAAAGGCTAATGCTCAAGGGCTGTGAGCCACTTCCAATAAGGCGGTGCCATCCTAAAGCGCCTTGTGGTTATGTCGAACCAACTCCATTGCCAAAAAGCCTGTGGTCTACACCACCAGATACAAGTATTATTTGGGATCCATATACTTGTAAAAACTACAGTTGTTTGATAGATAGAAGAAAGTTTCCAGGATTCTATGATTGTAAAGACTGCTTTGACTTACAATTTAGAGAGAAAACAAGGTGGCAGTTTGACAATGGAGGTCTTGATTTTGGAATGGATCAGGTTCTGTCAACAAGACGTCAGGGCACAATCCGCATTGGACTTGATATAGGAGGAGGCGTGGGCACGTTTGCTGCTAGGATGAAGGAAAGGAATGTAACCATTGTCACCACTTCCATGAATTTGGATGGTCCATTCAACAACTTCATTGCATCCAGGGGCTTGATATCGATGCACGTTGGTGTGTCCCAGAGGCTTCCTTTCTTCCAGAATACTCTGGATATCGTGCACTCTATGCATATTTTGAGCAACTGGATCCCGGATACCATGCTTGAGTTAATTATGTATGACATATACAGAGTTCTGAGACCAGGAGGACTGTTCTGGTTGGATCACTTCTTCTGCCTGGGAACACAGTTGAATGCAACTTATGTTCCTATGCTGGAGCGCGTTGGATTCAAGAAACTGAGGTGGAATGCTGGCATGAAGCTTGATCGAGGGATCGATAAAAATGAGTGGTATTTCTCTGCTTTGTTGGAGAAACCAATGTCCTAA